In a single window of the Euleptes europaea isolate rEulEur1 chromosome 4, rEulEur1.hap1, whole genome shotgun sequence genome:
- the SNCAIP gene encoding synphilin-1: MEAPEYLDLDEIDFSDDISYSVTSLKTIPELRRKCDSQNEDRTVSTTNWSSGVSTLLGSTQKPTGIADMYSKFRPVKRVSPLKHQPENSENNESDDQKNQKMEYQKGSDCQPAAQIGDQNPGSGETLKTKCVEPGVLLGELEHYDLDMDEILDVPYIKSSQQLAAFSKAAPEKRILSVYSTLNGLSGKPCPVGSIEKSPAGTTQLCVLSPVKSSQLRKAQPILPEQHKHLTEDLEFPQPLVKCGSASESETQTKGFLNRTFPDKTEKTIPNCQLRAFHLQATVPENKHDEPNSNTNWSNSGSSEEKAEDMKKIKSILNIVKEGQISLLPHLAADNLDKIHDENGNNLLHVAASQGHAECLQHLTSLMGEDCLNERNCEQLTPAGLAIKNGQLECVRWMVSETEAIAELSCSKDHPSLIHYAGCYGQEKILLWLLQFMQEQGISLDEVDQEGNSAVHVAAQQGYLGCIQTLVEYGANVTMQNHAGEKPSQSAERQGHTMCSRYLVVVETCMSLASQVVKLTKQLKEQRVERVTLQNQLQQLLETQRSEGQSLPTSPSSPSSPSSIKPQWKPSDTDNLPLQKSKLNTHDGIQILGSGGTPHHNRPKMKDEDSDKILRQLLGKEISENVCMQEKLSLEFQDVHASKNTKKISLEKKEMKLARLKHLMQRSLSESDTDSNNSEDQKNTPVKRTDKPRPYPIVENIESTENLHLMIKKHTLATGRRFPFGIGASKSMDGHSPSPTSESSDPDNEAHYQSGTVSQSHVLGDACQSSSDAATAHKVTTSPKSALKSPSSKRRTAQNLKLRVTFEEPVVQVEQTEVVLNGERDKAQCKAGQRPPPVSETGDQQKRPFGTFRSIMETLSGNQNNNNNYQTSSPIKTSSPFTSLGRKATDSKGNSATSAKGKTKPA; encoded by the exons TTTCCACTACTAACTGGAGCTCCGGAGTTTCAACGCTCCTTGGAAGTACACAAAAACCAACAGGCATTGCAGACATGTACAGTAAGTTCAGACCAGTGAAGAGGGTTTCCCCACTTAAGCACCAACCAGAGAACTCTGAAAATAATGAAAGCGATGACCAAAAAAACCAAAAGATGGAATACCAGAAGGGCAGTGACTGTCAGCCTGCTGCTCAGATTGGTGATCAGAATCCAGGCAGTGGAGAGACCCTTAAAACTAAATGTGTGGAACCTGGAGTTTTGCTTGGTGAGCTGGAGCATTACGATCTGGACATGGATGAAATTTTGGATGTGCCTTATATTAAATCAAGCCAGCAGCTGGCTGCTTTCAGTAAGGCAGCTCCAGAGAAAAGGATTTTGAGTGTATATTCGACACTGAATGGTCTGAGTGGCAAGCCGTGCCCTGTGGGAAGCATCGAGAAGTCACCAGCAGGAACGACACAGTTGTGTGTTCTGTCTCCTGTGAAAAGCTCCCAGCTGAGGAAAGCGCAGCCCATCCTTCCTGAGCAGCATAAACACTTGACAGAAGATTTAGAGTTCCCCCAGCCGCTAGTTAAATGTGGCTCAGCTTCCGAATCTGAAACCCAGACCAAGGGCTTCCTCAACAGGACGTTTCCTGATAAAACTGAGAAGACTATTCCTAATTGTCAGTTAAGGGCTTTCCACCTGCAGGCAACAGTGCCGGAAAACAAACATGATGAACCAAACAGCAATACGAACTGGAGCAACTCAGGAAGTTCAGAAGAGAAGGCTGAAGATATGAAAAAAATCAAGAGCATCTTAAATATTGTGAAAGAAGGGCAGATATCACTATTG CCCCACCTTGCAGCAGACAACCTGGACAAAATTCATGATGAAAACGGCAACAATCTTTTGCACGTCGCAGCATCACAAGGACATGCAGAATGCTTACAGCATCTCACTTCTCTGATGGGTGAAGACTGCTTGAATGAGCGAAACTGTGAACAACTAACTCCAGCTGGGTTAGCAATAAAG AACGGCCAGCTGGAGTGTGTGCGGtggatggtgagtgaaacagaagCCATTGCAGAACTTAGTTGTTCAAAAGATCACCCGAGCCTTATTCACTATGCAGGATGCTATGGGCAG GAGAAAATCCTTCTGTGGCTTCTTCAATTTATGCAAGAACAAGGGATTTCTTTGGATGAAGTTGATCAGGAGGGTAACAGTGCAGTACATGTAGCTGCCCAGCAGGGGTACCTGGGATGCATACAG ACTCTGGTTGAATACGGAGCGAACGTCACTATGCAAAATCATGCTGGAGAGAAGCCATCCCAAAGTGCTGAGCGGCAGGGACACACCATGTGCTCACGTTACTTGGTGGTAGTAGAGACATGCATGTCGTTGGCATCCCAGGTTGTGAAGTTAACCAAGCAACTGAAAGA GCAGAGGGTCGAGCGTGTGACATTACAGAACCAACTCCAACAGCTTCTGGAAACTCAGAGATCAGAGGGCCAATCACTGCCAACATCCCCAAG TTCGCCATCCTCACCCAGTTCTATCAAACCTCAGTGGAAACCATCTGATACAGATAACTTGCCTCTCcagaaaagcaaattaaatacCCATGATGGGATTCAGATTCTTGGCAGTGGGGGAACTCCCCACCACAATCGGCCCAAGATGAAAGATGAGGATTCAGATAAAATCCTACGCCAGCTGCTGGGAAAAGAAATATCTGAGAATGTCTGCATGCAGGAAAAGCTGTCACTTGAATTTCAGGATGTGCATGCTTCTAAAAATACAAAGAAGATTTCTTTGGAGAAAAAAGAGATGAAACTAGCAAGACTGAAGCATCTGATGCAACGATCCCTCAGTGAATCTGATACAGATTCGAATAATTCTGAAGATCAGAAGAACACACCTGTGAAAAGAACTGATAAACCCAGGCCATACCCTATTGTGGAAAACATTGAAAGCACCGAGAACTTGCACCTAATGATTAAGAAACACACTTTGGCAACAGGACGCCGGTTTCCTTTTGGGATTGGAGCCTCAAAATCCATGGATGgccacagcccttctcccacTTCAGAAAGCAGTGATCCTGATAATGAAGCCCACTATCAGTCGGGGACTGTATCTCAGAGCCACGTCTTGGGAGACGCCTGCCAGTCTAGCTCTGATGCCGCTACTGCTCACAAAGTGACCACAAGTCCCAAAAGTGCTCTCAAATCTCCATCTTCAAAGCGCAGAACTGCCCAGAATTTAAAACTCAGAGTGACTTTTGAGGAGCCCGTGGTTCAGGTGGAACAAACTGAGGTTGTTTTAAATGGAGAAAGGGACAAAGCGCAGTGTAAGGCTGGTCAACGGCCTCCGCCCGTCTCTGAAACTGGGGACCAGCAGAAACGGCCCTTTGGAACATTTCGATCCATAATGGAGACCCTGAGTGGCAatcaaaacaataataataactatCAGACTTCAAGCCCAATCAAGACCTCATCACCCTTTACCTCATTAGGAAGGAAAGCCACAGATAGCAAGGGAAATTCAGCAACATCTGCAAAAGGAAAAACTAAGCCA GCATAA